In Arctopsyche grandis isolate Sample6627 chromosome 13, ASM5162203v2, whole genome shotgun sequence, one DNA window encodes the following:
- the stmA gene encoding protein EFR3 homolog stmA: protein MATGCCGCCSALRPRYKRLVDNIFPVNPHDGLVKSNMEKLIFYSLSSPEKLDRIGEYLFQKASRDIYRKRNGLVIIAMEAMDQLLVACHAQTLNLFVVSFLKMVQKLLESADPQLQILSTQSFVRFANIEEDTPSYHRRYDFFVSKFSAMCHSNHGDKSTRDSIRLAGIKGIQGVVRKTVADDLVENIWEAQHMDKIVPSLLYNMQNCQYDTTKEGANVGEAVGSAQASTPPALAEACLRELVGRASFGHIKSVLRPVLRHFDLHKLWVPNDFAIHTFRIIMFSIQAQYSYTVVEILMTHLDDEQKISDQAISTLNVTNRPGAGGGDSTRIRTAVAEVLAKIIAIAAGESVGPSVLEIINSLLTHLRSSVTRDSENETDEKQYQEALINGLGEFANHLPDYQKIDIMMFIMSKVPFQPAGLSKQQKAKKGDIMLQSILLKSLLKVGSKYKTTQLSKAFPVSFLEPLLKMAGAPGPETRILVQRILHQLIDRRQNLDRLSIMSVHVADLELNLEKSSRPDLIFITKHGPAIYSSLFEGLQIENNTAENIEAIYTTLALLCVELASEETVSDMLQFVLGVQQLALTNPALSRTRRYQLHALAVALLALVPHAVALPSLDDYAKKIIEARMNDASHLLPSLSDEYDECVSPSKMPYLMIDQIALCECLKSCGIDASRLQNACPYTGGTGIHHLSHHRHSWVDAGAHGRDSIADLSTNLNTDVDSVSSSPGVQRQKPPPSELTFECMRRVLAENNDAHSKEKEEHARVLAQTFRTAPFSELQTMTQPKHDLQNKLTEIFNSLDSEPNTLPRQDSISSPSENALTRGGSCHKSYRAHQQNVPAYEKYFPEMFLY, encoded by the exons ATGGCGACTG GTTGTTGCGGATGCTGTTCGGCTTTGAGGCCCCGCTATAAACGGCTCGTCGACAATATATTCCCTGTGAATCCGCACGATGGCCTCGTCAAGTCCAACATGGAGAAGCTCATCTTCTACTCGCTGTCCAGCCCGGAGAAGTTGGATCGAATCGGGGAGTATCTGTTTCAAAAAGCGAGCCGTGATATATACAGGAAACGAAACGG GCTAGTCATCATCGCCATGGAAGCTATGGATCAGCTGCTCGTCGCCTGTCATGCGCAAACGTTGAACCTTTTCGTCGTCAGTTTCCTCAAGATGGTGCAAAAACTGTTGGAGTCGGCCGACCCACAGCTGCAAATATTGTCCACTCAGAGT tTTGTACGCTTTGCAAATATCGAGGAGGACACACCGTCGTATCATCGCCGGTATGATTTCTTCGTGTCCAAATTCTCCGCAATGTGTCACAGCAATCACGGCGACAAGTCGACTAGAGATAGTATTCGTTTGGCCGGAATCAAAGGCATTCAG GGAGTTGTTCGAAAAACTGTTGCCGATGATTTGGTTGAAAACATTTGGGAAGCGCAACACATGGACAAAATTGTACCGTCTCTTTTATACAACATGCAG AATTGTCAATATGACACGACAAAAGAAGGCGCTAATGTGGGAGAAGCTGTGGGCAGCGCTCAAGCCAGCACTCCTCCGGCACTGGCCGAAGCCTGTCTTCGTGAATTGGTCGGCCGAGCAAGTTTCGGACACATAAAAAGTGTCCTACGACCAGTTTTaag GCACTTTGATTTGCATAAACTGTGGGTGCCGAACGACTTCGCTATTCACACATTCCGAATCATCATGTTTTCGATTCAG GCGCAATATTCGTATACGGTTGTGGAAATTTTGATGACGCATTTAGACGACGAGCAGAAGATCTCCGATCAAGCCATATCGACGTTGAACGTGACCAATAGGCCCGGAGCTGGCGGAGGTGACAGTACTCGCATTAGAACGGCAGTTGCGGAAGTTTTGGCAAAGATAATTGCAATTGCCGCTGGTGAAAGTGTCG GTCCTTCCGTCTTGGAAATTATCAACAGCCTGCTCACACATTTGAGGTCTTCCGTCACTCGAGACTctgag AATGAAACCGACGAGAAGCAATATCAAGAGGCTTTGATTAACGGTCTCGGAGAATTCGCAAATCATCTTCCTGATTATCAGAAGATCGATATAATGATGTTCATCATGTCGAAAGTTCCGTTTCAGCCGGCCGGTTTGAGTAAGCAGCAGAAGGCCAAAAAAGGCGATATCATGTTGCAAAGTATTCTTTTGAAAAGTTTGCTCAAg GTCGGCAGCAAATATAAAACTACTCAACTCAGTAAAGCATTCCCGGTATCTTTCTTGGAGCCACTTTTAAAAATGGCAGGAGCACCCGGACCCGAAACTAGGATTTTGGTTCAACGAATTTTGCACCAACTCATCGACAGGCGACAGAATTTGGATCGCTTAAGTATAATGAG CGTCCATGTTGCCGATTTGGAGTTGAATCTTGAAAAATCATCTCGTCCTGATTTGATATTCATCACTAAACACGGGCCGGCAATTTATTCATCTCTTTTTGAAG GTTTACAAATTGAAAACAACACGGCCGAAAATATCGAAGCTATTTATACTACTTTAGCACTGTTGTGCGTCGAATTAGCTTCGGAGGAAACTGTATCGGACATGTTGCAGTTTGTTTTGGG cgTTCAACAATTGGCGCTTACAAATCCAGCGTTATCTAGAACGAGGCGGTATCAATTGCACGCACTCGCCGTCGCACTTCTGGCATTAGTGCCGCATGCGGTTGCTTTGCCATCATTGGACGATTATGCAAAGAAG ataatcgAGGCTAGGATGAATGACGCTTCACACCTGTTGCCGTCCTTGTCTGACGAGTACGACGAATGTGTGTCTCCTTCTAAGATGCCCTATTTGATGATTGATCAG ATAGCTTTATGCGAATGCTTGAAATCTTGTGGGATAGATGCTTCTCGGTTACAAAACGCGTGTCCGTACACCGGTGGAACTGGTATACATCATTTGAGTCATCATCGTCATAGTTGGGTTGATGCAG GTGCTCATGGTCGTGATAGCATAGCAGATTTGTCTACGAATCTAAACACTGATGTGGATAGTGTTTCTAGCTCTCCGGGTGTACAAagg CAAAAGCCACCGCCGTCTGAATTGACTTTTGAATGTATGAGACGAGTCTTGGCTGAAAACAATGACGCACATAGTAAAGAAAAAGAGGAACATGCCCGAGTGTTGGCTCAGACTTTCCGCACTGCACCTTTCAGCGAGCTTCAAACTATGACGCAACCCAAA cacGACCTTCAGAATAAGTTGAcggaaattttcaattctttgGACTCGGAGCCGAACACTTTACCGAGGCAAGACAGTATTTCTAGTCCGAGTGAGAACGCTCTGACGAGGGGTGGAAGTTGTCATAAATCATACAGGGCACATCAGCAAAATGTTCCAGCGTACGAAAAATACTTCCCGGAAATGTTTCTGTATTAA